One region of Quercus lobata isolate SW786 chromosome 2, ValleyOak3.0 Primary Assembly, whole genome shotgun sequence genomic DNA includes:
- the LOC115965596 gene encoding uncharacterized protein LOC115965596 gives MEQPGSIGVQTVHAVFRDPLHQILEKIRNEPFFKWPNKMAGDPTKCNQNLYCQYHQEPRHTTEDCRNLKNHLNQLVREGKLNHLLHHSSGQQEQMNVETWWDTLRPPIGTINVILAAPGRTGSHPSRVMSVARLPAEVDNRNCKKAKWMASPMLGFLDEDKVGTIQPHDDALVVTLRIGGYDVKRVLVD, from the coding sequence ATGGAGCAACCTGGATCCATCGGTGTGCAGACAGTCCACGCTGTGTTCCGGGATCCATTACATCAGATTTTGGAGAAAATCAGGAACGaaccattcttcaaatggccaaataagatggcaGGCGACCCTACAAAATGCAACCAGAACCTATACTGTCAATACCACCAAGAACCGAGGCACACCACCGAAGACTGCAGAAACCTGAAAAACCACTTGAACCAGCTGGTCCGAGAGGGAAAATTAAATCACctcttgcatcattccagtggCCAACAAGAACAGATGAATGTTGAGACATGGTGGGACACCTTGAGACCGCCTATAggcacgataaatgtcattctcGCCGCTCCAGGAAGGACCGGTTCTCATCCTTCCAGAGTAATGTCGGTAGCCCGACTTCCCGCTGAGGTTGACAACCGAAACTGTAAGAAGGCTAAGTGGATGGCCTCACCCATGCTGGGATTCTTGGATGAGGATAAGGTCGGAACTATccaaccccacgatgatgctTTAGTCGTCACGCTCAGGATTGGGGgatatgatgtgaagagagtgTTAGTCGATTAG